From the genome of Nicotiana sylvestris chromosome 2, ASM39365v2, whole genome shotgun sequence, one region includes:
- the LOC104235072 gene encoding probable N-acetyltransferase HLS1 → MIVAVGDKVRIVVREFDGKKDCREVEEVERSCEVGPTGKLSLFTDLLGDPISRVRHSPAFLMLVAEMVVSNVGEEKGEIVGMIRGCIKTVTCGKRVCRNNHDFTKLPHQHLPVFTNIAYILGLRVSPFHRRKGIGLKLVRKMEEWFRENGAEYSYIATENDNHASVKLFTHKCGYTKFRTPSILVQPVFAHKVKISRNVAIIKLSPVEAETLYRHKFSTTEFFPKDIDSILNNKLNLGTFLAIPKGNFSCWNGVNEFLTSQPESWAVLSVWNCKDVFKLEVRGASRITRGLAKTSRLMDRAFPWLKVPSVPEVFRPFGLHFLYGLGGEGPLSVKLIKALCDFAHNLAGESRCGVVVTEVASCEPLKLGIPHWKRLSCAEDLWCIKRLGEDYSDGSVGDWTKSKPGLSIFVDPREF, encoded by the exons ATGATTGTGGCAGTTGGTGATAAAGTGAGGATAGTAGTAAGGGAATTCGACGGCAAGAAAGATTGTAGGGAAGTGGAAGAGGTAGAGAGAAGTTGTGAAGTTGGGCCCACCGGCAAACTCTCTCTTTTCACTGACCTTCTAGGTGACCCTATTTCCAGAGTTCGCCATTCTCCTGCCTTTCTCATGCTG GTAGCAGAGATGGTGGTAAGTAATGTTGgagaagaaaaaggagaaatagtAGGGATGATAAGGGGCTGTATCAAAACCGTTACATGTGGAAAGAGAGTCTGCAGGAACAATCACGATTTCACCAAACTACCTCATCAACACCTCCCTGTTTTCACTAATATTGCCTATATTTTAGGCCTTCGTGTCTCTCCTTTTCACCG GAGAAAGGGCATTGGGTTGAAATTGGTGCGCAAGATGGAGGAATGGTTCAGGGAAAATGGTGCTGAATATTCATACATAGCTACTGAAAACGATAACCATGCTTCTGTAAAACTCTTCACACACAAATGTGGCTACACCAAGTTCCGTACCCCATCCATTCTAGTGCAGCCAGTTTTTGCACACAAAGTCAAGATATCAAGAAATGTCGCTATAATTAAGCTCAGCCCAGTTGAAGCTGAAACTCTATATCGCCATAAATTCTCCACCACAGAATTTTTCCCTAAAGACATTGATTCAATTCTCAACAATAAACTCAATTTGGGTACTTTTCTAGCAATTCCAAAGGGTAATTTTTCATGTTGGAATGGTGTGAATGAGTTTTTAACGAGTCAGCCCGAGTCATGGGCTGTACTCAGTGTGTGGAACTGTAAGGACGTGTTCAAACTCGAGGTGCGAGGCGCATCCAGGATTACAAGGGGCTTAGCTAAGACGAGTCGTTTAATGGACCGGGCTTTTCCATGGCTTAAGGTTCCGTCAGTGCCGGAAGTTTTCAGGCCCTTTGGGCTTCATTTTTTATATGGGCTTGGTGGTGAAGGCCCATTATCTGTGAAGTTAATTAAGGCCCTTTGTGATTTTGCCCATAACTTAGCTGGAGAATCGCGGTGTGGGGTGGTGGTGACAGAAGTAGCAAGTTGCGAACCGCTTAAGTTAGGAATTCCTCACTGGAAAAGGCTATCTTGCGCCGAGGACTTATGGTGCATCAAAAGATTAGGGGAAGACTATAGTGACGGGTCTGTGGGTGATTGGACTAAATCAAAGCCTGGTCTTTCTATTTTTGTTGATCCCAgggaattttaa